The genomic stretch aaaaaacaagatgtgacagaaaaaaaaaaaagtcagtaGTTGCTTGGACTCTGAAGGGTTTCCTAGACTGTCAAGATGCCATCATGGATTAGGGCACCAAAAGTTATTTTCCAAATCGAAAAATCTAACAATAAACAAAAACTGACTGAAATGGGGCAGAACTTGCTTCTCACAAGCAGGTCAAGCTGAGTTGGTCACACAATGTGCATCGACTGAGCCACAATGAGAGCAAGAAAATGGGTTCCCTATTGGTTAGGTAAGGGAAGTTGTGTGCTAACCTAATTAGCAGATGGACAAATCTAAACACATTATTAGATAATACCCACATCTTGAACATAGATAGTTAATTCATTCAAGTGAGAAGAGAGGAAAACCTCGGAAAGTATATAGCCAGTTGATGCTAGAAGTGGAAGAAGAACAGAGCATGCTGCCAGCACAGATGTTATACCAGCTGCAGTACCTTCAACAGTTTTCTCTAGCACATGAAAGTCTACTTTAGTAGGTTTGAAAGACACAAGCAAAGCCAGTTGAGTTGCTGATAAAAATTTAGGAGATTGGAAACTTATACTCACTCCCAGTTTTGCTCCACCTAAGGACACCATACTTGTGGCCAACCATCGATGCCTGCATGCAAAATCAAAGCAATTGTTGTTCCAGTTCAATAGCAAGATATACAATATCCATGCATAAATGTCGCTAACTTTAGACCTGGGgaacttaaaagaaaaagggtaatttacagtgccaccccctagagaatgccacaattataagaccaccccctctgtttcaccaaattagactcaggcCCCTTactgtcagtcactgttaaggaatgcTACGAAATGACGTTTTTGActttatgagtaaaacactgataagttactcatttttctatttcaaaaataccccactttaccattttaccatttcattctccttatctccttctctcttcAGCAATATTTAAGTAGCATAGATTGGGTATCCTCTTCCGTCACCGGTCAGGACTTCCCTACTACTCTGTCGAGCTCTTCATGGACTTTTGATTGGATTTCAGGATGGAGTACCATCCCCGCTAGTATCCACCATATCCGTTCCCTAAATATCATCTCCCATAACACAAAAACATAAAGAAGGCATTTAATTACTATTGAAACGAAGACTTTCAGAGTTCAAGGAGGTTTTGAATCCCATTCTGCGTGCAAAGCCCACAAAAAAACTAGTATGGACATCCAAATCCGCTTCTTTCTTTGGcgtcttcttccttttctaaattttatgtggttttcatttttataaattAGAAGTATTTGAAAGGGATTAAACAAATCAACAAACGAAACAGAAGTGAGGAACTGCTTACCCAGAGGACGGCAATCATGTCGGGTTCTGATAACTTATCAGGTCCTTGAAGAGAAAGTAAAACGTCGACGAAGTCTGTGGCGGCTCTCTCTGTATCAGTAGTTCTAGATTGAGCTCTATGCTCGGCAATGATCCTGTTCACGAACTGGTTTACTTTGGGGATGAGTTTGGAGCACCTAAGTCGAATGCTTTGAGGGTCGAACCCGTACATGGCGAGTGAAAGTGGAATAGTGATCAGCAATAGGAACAAAGGAGAAGGTGTGGTGGTGTACCCACCCAGGCGCATGTCGGCGGCAAGGACGCCATGGCCACCGGAGGTGAAATTAGTGGCGATAGTGGTACACCAGTTAATTACTTGAGCCTTCTTCTGGGACTTGTATGGGAAATTAAAGGGTGGTGAAGGGGAGAATTCAATAGGTAGGTGAGGAGGCTCAGACTCACCAGAAAGCATCGCCACCACTTCTTTCATGGAGGGTCGATGCGCAGGCGAGCGTTGCAAGCAAGGAAGCGCAACTTTGATGCAGAGAAACCCACCCTTGAACTCTGTCCAGAGACTGAATGGATGGATAGATAAGGTCCAACAATTTCCCACCGTGAGCAAGATGACGAGCCCATGAAAGAACGTTAGCTTGGCGGATACTTCTTCTTGCCGGCGACCTAAGACGGGAAgagatgggtattttaggtacttcatatttaatcaGGGCactttggtatttaaaataaaatataattgctgacatcagcatatatggtatattccttaacagtaactgacggtaggggatccaagtctaatttggtgaaacagagggggtggtcttataattgtggcattctccagggggtggcattgtaaattaacCAAAGAAAAATTACCGAGTAAAATTACCAAATCTTCTAATTCAACCTTCTCTTAGTATTTAGAACAATATAAGCCAGAGAAGCTAACCTAAGAAACCCTTAACTCAATTTTGACATGTGTATGCATTATAGGATGGCTAGATTTGTCTAGTGATTGTATGTATTTGAAGTTATGAGGCTAGGAATTTTCATAGATTTTATGAACATACTTAAATGTGAAAATGTATAATGGAAAAGCACAACTATATATTTGTGCAGCATTTCCTCAGCCTTCTTAATAAAATCTGCTAGACCACTCCCTGGGGGCAGAAACTACAGCTGCAGGTTATGTGCCGAAgagacaggaaaaaaaaaaaaaaaaaggcagcaaGGCAAATAAGTTACAAGTAAAGCAAAAAATTGAGAGTTTTCAGGTCTATAAATAAGGTGCTCCAGCATTGATCTGTAATTAGACCAGCCATAAGGGGTTTTCACCACTTCACACCGTAATCAAAATGCTTCACTGCTCCACTGAGAGGTGGGCTAGTTACCCATCCCATCAAATGATGAACTTGGAGGCTAAAGTCACAAGGCCATGGATAGCAGAAATCCAACAAACCAGGAAAGCTAATTGTCTACACAAAATTGCCAGTAAAACTATGTTTGCACCAGAGTGGGTgtttttggggttggggttggggttggggttggggttggggtgggtgggtgggggcaAAGCTAATATCAATGGTATAAGGTAATATAGCACTTACCATTGTATCGCCAATACCTAAACTTAAAATTCCAGCAAATGGGGCGAGTGGTCGATCATTGAACCCCGAAGACATCCACTTAGGAAGAGCGCAGCCCaacaagagagaaaaatggctgCGCGGAGAAACCATATCAGAATAAGCAGAAAAGGAAGGCTTGTAAACacttattcaaaataaaaattttaaaaacccaagaaaaacgaaatgaaatgaaagaacCTGTACCTAACAATAAGGATATCTGAATCACGATGGTCTGTAAAGGCATTCATGAACTGATGTACCAGTCGCCACAAAGGCCAAATTTTCCATACCTGCCAACAAGAGTACAATTATGGAAGATGTCTAAGCAGGAAACATGATTTACTAAGCACAACACAAATGCAGTACAATACAAAATTATTGTAAAACtgacacccaaaaaaaaaaaaaaaatctaaaacagACTTACTCGAATAATTTCTAATGCCAAGAAGACGGCCAAAGCCACACCAAATGCTAGATCAATAAAAATTGGCTGCAAAATGACAGTGTCCAATAAACATGAGATCTTAGCAATTTACAAGCCCGTGCGCTTTGGcacattttagaaaaaaaaattttaataaatatataaatatgagTATCAATTCTGTATCAcctggaaaataaaagctggCACAAACATTAGCACTGCCACCAGATGGTAGTATTTTCGAAGAAGAATCCTCTCAATTTTGCTGTTCTTAGAAATATGGTAAAACCGGAAAACCGACACAACAATGACACCAATCCAGTAGAAACATAAGGGAAGTATTTTAAGTGGATCTgtaaaaacaaaattgaaaacccTGTGAAAACACATGTGAGACAAACATTAGTTACTCAAACTGAATAGTTCAATTTAGTGGAATTACAGGATCcaaacacaagaaaaaataaattaattctTATCAGCCTCAAGTTCACATACTCATGTTGGATGATCTTAGAAATAAATAATTGATCCTGCCCAATGGGAGCATCCCTATATCGAAGGGATCGCAAGATGGAGGGCCACCTCTTGCTTCATGCTCATATGCTAGTGAGGCTTGTACCCATTTTGTCTGAACTGTATTCCAAGATGGAGGAATTAAGGAGTTTAGGAGAAAAACATTTCTACAACATTTGCTGAAGCCTATGGTTAACAGGATAGGACATTTGAAAATTATGTTAGACCAATTAATACTGGTTTTGGTGTTTGGTTCGAGTTCAAGTTTAAGCTCCTGGAAAGATGTGGAAGAGTTGGGGAAATATCTGGAAATGATCTCAGTCTTGGTCATTGGCTCTCCATCAGGTTATCTCTGGCAGCCCTTtatacaactcaactcagccttatcccagctAAAAGGGGTCAATTGCATGGATCCTATTTCTCCAATCAGCTaagtctttcctcaccacttctcctatggttattttagaCCCGACTTTTAACTCATTTATCACcttcaattttaaataaatcacTTCTCTGTACTGGAGTATTCAAAGGCCCCCGTTTCAAATGTTCATGCTACCTTAGATGAGTTTCTCGCAAGTCATCATGAATAGCGGCAACTGCCAGGTTTGctttaatttgttcattccttattttatctagttttaccactcatccaccGCAACATCCTTGTTTCAGCCACACTACGGTTAATGTTTCTTCACTGCCCAACATTCAGTCCCATGCGTCATTGCTGGTCGTTAACTGTTCTATAAAATTTCCCTTGGAGTTTTAAAGGGAtatgtcgatcacacaacactttgAATGCACTATTTCATTTCATCCACCCTATTctaattcttttttataataTCATCCTCAATTTCTCCTCCTTTATTCATGATTGAACCCaggtatctaaaataatcactttgtggtaactccctatcatcaattttTGCCACCCCACTCTGTCCTATTGTTATTaaagttatacatcatatactatatttttgttctactaatcttaaatCATAAAAGAATATGAAATTATGCATGTCCCCTTACCGTTTACATCAGAACATAAAATGCAAGCCTGAAGCCCAATAACACCAAGGAAAAAAGCACTTAAAATTACACTGGCAGAAATTTTCAAAGTTTCGCTATTCAAACAAAAACACAGCATTTAGCAAGAGCACAATACCATCAGAAAAGTTCAATTGTGAACAATCTACACAATATACAGTTCTTTTATGAAGAGAAATCTACACACAGTTTCTTCGAAAATCTACATACAGCAACAATTGAAATGTAtaatcaatataaaaaaaaatgcataaactCAAAATCTACATACAGTTTCTTCCAATGACAGCCGGGAAGAATTCAAAACACTCAAGCAATCAAGAATATCAACATGAATATTACGTATTTAAAGAACTCACATACCATAATAATGGGTGCACAAGGAAATTCTGAACAAATTGTATCCATGCAGGAGCAATCACAATCAAGGTAACTGCCAGAGAGgcatagaaaataaaagatctcTCAATCCCTAGGGATGTTCTTTCTTCAGTTGCACAAGCTTCAGAGTTGACCATGTCTGTTAAGCGTGCCCAAATTCGAAGAACAGACTTAAAAAACATGGGGAAAACAACAAGGCCAGCTAGCATTCCctgcaaagaagagcacaaccTCACAATTCCAGTTTTGGCATTCATAATCATTGTGTTCTGTTAGAGAACCATACCTGAATGATGGTGCTTATCTCACTTCTTCTACTTCCATATCGTGCAGAAGCTAAACTTGATGAAGTTAAATATGCATCCATCTGCAAAAAAGAGGTCCACAAACATAAATCAAGTTTGATGACTACGCAATGTATAATGCAACctagagcacaaaaccagctgACCTTAACAAGAGTACATGCGAACATGTcaccaaaatagaaaacaaGACCAGAAGTCACCAAAAGTGCCTCACctaggaagagaaaagagaatttTTAACGCAGTCAAATAACAACAAGAGGCATTTCATTTGAAGTAAGCAGATAAGAGGTGCATCTACCAAAATACTGACCAATGACAAGTTGATGGTTTCACAGAATTAGCAAAAATTTAGACATAAACAAGAACAAGAAATGATTTAAAATCCCTATAACAGGGTATCCACAAGAGGGCAGGCCTTGgcacaatggtaaggttgcttcaTCGCAACCtagtggttgtgggttcgaaTCCGGAAACAACCTCTCCGCAAAGCGGGAGTTAAGCTTGCTTACATATGACCTCCTCAAACCCCGCaatggtgggagcctcgtgcattgggtacaCCTTTTTATAGAAAGGCATCCACACCTAGTCTTGGAAGGAAATTTACAAACCCATATGGTCTGACATGGAATCACAGGACATCGTTAATCAGGAGATAACTGGCATGAGtaacttctaatttttttcaGGTAAAACCTCTAAAGCATTCAGTGCTCTGAAGAACAAATGATGTTTCTCCTCTCCAACCTCTGTCCGAGATGGTCAGAAAATGAACAAGGCATCTGAGAGGAAAATCTGCCAATCTAATGAAACAGTAATCAATAAACCATGCTGAATCTCAATACAACTTCAACCCAGAAGATTTTCTCTACAGAATACCTTCAAAAAGGACTTTTTAATTACTGTATGACTCCTTGCaattcaaaatatattttaggAATGTCAAACAGTTAATGTACAAAATATCATCAAATTAAAAGTAAGTAAGAATGCAGGGGTGGTGATGGTGTTTCACTTGAGAAGATTGTGTCGGTGGAGATTGCAGCTACAGAGTACAGAAGTGGCAAGGAGGTAAAAATCCCAAGTACTACAAGCTTCACATTATGGAGGTGGTGCTATCTGAGTGTGGCGCACAGTGGAAGGGGTCTTTGGATGGTCCAGAGGCCACAGATGCAGTGGCATGGTCACGGAGGTTAAGAGGCTGTAGACAAATATTGATGTGGCACTAAAGGTGGCAGATTGATGGTGGAGCTGCTGGCAGTGAAGGTAGTGGCATGGGCATGACCATATTAGTGGCAGTGGCAAAGATAACCATATGGAGGAAGCTAGTAGTAGCAATGATACCATGGTGGTGGCTAAATGGAGAGTAAAGTTAGCGGAAGTAGCGGTAGTGCCTTGATGGAAATAGTGTTTCCACATTGCAGGTGAAGTTGCAAGTTGGCAGCTGGAATAAAATGGTGGTCAAATGCACTGCTCAATGAAGCAGTTTCTTCCACGACCCTCGGAGCCAGATCACAAACAAAAGCCAATACTGTTGATCGACTACCCGAAACcaagagaaaggagaaggtTCAGTTTACCACTGGAACTGACACAGATACTTGTCTCAAAAATTTCTGCCTTTCCAATCTAAACATAGGGAAAGTACTGCTTCCAAAATAAAGTGCTAATGCAGAAAATAAATAGGTTCtcactgcttcttcttcttcttcttttttttttttttttttttttttaacctaaaaGCAGGCACTTCTACTTCAAGAGGATTTCACTTTAGGACATCAAAAATCATTTAATCACTTTCAAAACACAGAGAGCCCAAGCACCCCAAACTTAAAATTCCTTTTTGGATTTGGGTAACTTCTACTTTGCTGCAAATCTAGCATTACACATGAAAGTAAAACAAACACCTGATTTTAAAGTTTTCAAGCACATACAAATTTTCAACCCCTTCCAAATAATGCAATTGCAATGGCAACTGCAAATTGTGCATATTATAACACTAATCAAATTTCTGGTTGGATAAGATAAAATAGAGAGATCAAGCtcaattttagtttttgaaCATTGGTTAACTTCCCCGTCATTGACTCGTATGTTATCCTAGAAATCTAACAACTGTCTTAACAGTTTTTAAGCATGTGGAAGTTTAATTGTCTCAAAAAATATTAGAATTTGTAGTTCTATACTTACCAATTGAAGCACATGATGGAAAGGTATGAAGAATATGCTGAATCAATCTCACCGCTGCGAACCCATGACAAAGTACCCACAACAACTTCACTGCTACATTGAATCCTGGAAGAAGATGGTGAAAGTGAGCAGAAATTTAGGCATAATCATTTTCTTATTAGATATCAACTAATACGAAAGTCATCTAAACTAACTAAGAAGTTGTGTTTTTACCGATAGAAGAATTTGAAGCAAGAGACAGAGAGCACAATGCTGAATAAAAGAGTATAAAAATGAAGTTAAACTTGGCCTCTCGAACACTACACCAAGGAAAAGAACTATTCGTGGTTGAATGCCATATGATTGAGCAAAGGAAAACAAGCACGCCAAGGCAGCTAGAAGAAACAGTCCAATATTGCACATTGAGATCACCCACTTCTGTCCAATCAAATATAATTATTGTCAAACATGGAAAGACAGGATAACGCAAACTAAGTAACGCAAATTGAAGATCAAAATTGAAGAATACAAATAATTGTAATCAGAATATGTGACAGCTGAGACAGAATGCATCAAACAGACAATAATGCAAGAATATCATCTTGTGGAGGTAGCAATGCTGAAGAATGTGATTACTTTCAGAAAGCATTAAaacatgtatttatttattttttatttttttatttttttttggggtggtgggGGATATAAAAGTGTTCTCCACAATAGGGGTGGTTTACGAAGGCAACACTATCTTTTGTATAGAGTCAGTGTTGCAACTAAACATGCACTTGAGAATGACGAGAAAGGTCAAGTCCAAAGCATTTCGGTAACATTATTATCGAACTGCCAAAGCAGAATTACCATCCTCAAAATATATAACACAAGCAAGGAGTTCAAAGGCTTGTGATGGAACTTGGCACTTGTTACACTATCCAAGATCTGCCTAATTGAGTGCTTTAAACTTCCCCTTTGCCTCTACCTTCAATTCCTATATTATGTGTGGAGAGTGCTCTTGAGAGCTGTATCAAACGAGAAAGCATGACGGCAGGCAGTGTAACCGCTCCCAGCAGTATTCCTGATGAAGCGCCCGGCCTGAAagcataataaaaaaataaaaataaaaaatgcaactTGTCACTTTGTATTTCCTCAAGCATTACAACTGCTATGGTACATATCAGAACCCAGAGAAGATCCAGGATAGTTTGAAGCAATTGAGAAAGATCATCGCACAATGATTCAGTAATGGTAGAATACATCCCTTATGAATCAAAACAACCGAAATTTGCTCCATAATTTCATAAGAATTcgcaaaatgaaaaaaataatacagaAGATAAGCGCCAACACAACGAAAAATTCCCTAAAAATTTCTATCTACagaaagaaaaccctattttccaGTCAAATGTACCGGGGATGTAGCAAATCGAAAgcaaaataaattccaaaaaaataaaaaataaaaaaattgcataACTTCCATTGGGACATAGCATGACAAATTTCCGGTGACAAACACAAAggaaattataaattaaaaaaaaaagcgagAGAAAGGAACCTTACCGGGTTCTGAAGCGGTTCAAGGAGGTAGAATTCTCGGCGGAGATCTCAACAAATAATCCGGCGAAAGCGAGGAGAGAAAGGGCAAAGCCTTGGAAAAAGAGTGAGGGGGGAGTATAGATGAGAAGGCAAGACATGAAGAGCAGAACGACTGCTCTCTCGCCATTGATGAGAGATGCAGCCGTGACTGCCATTCCCGATCAGACAAACTACCAACGATAACGAAATTCAACAGATTTAAACACTAATTAAATTAGCAGGAAATCCAGAGAGAAACTAGGGAGAACGGAATCGATGAGGCGGGCATGAACCGTAAGAACTAAGAATGCGCGCGAAGCCCATTCAATGGTGGTCGCCTGGTTGGTATCGCCGTTAGTGCTTGGTTACCTGAAACTCCGAAACTCGATTACTTAATCTGAGAAATTAGTGATGGAAAACGAGTAAACCCGAGAAGGGCTTCAGATGTACCAAATGAACGTCTTAGAACTAACCGTGTTGGGTCTGCTCGGTCAAATTGTCGTGAATCGTGAtgccatccttttttttttttctggtaaggaATCGTGATGCCATCCAAGATTTGGAAACCCGAGAACCCACCAGACCGGAATATTAAATCTcgcttttttttcttcttattcgaataaaaacagaaattacATATTTATTTACAAACTTGGTCAAAATAGTACTGTTCTGAATGAACGACTTCGTGGTCAAAGCCTTGTGCGCAACATTCTACTGGAGTAGTTATTTACATCTTGTGGAAAAAAAAGGTCGGTTTGATCAAAAAATCATATACTTCCATACGCATGGCAAAAGTGGTCTATTGTCACCACAAAAAATGGTTAGGATCTATAAGTTTATTGGCATCTTGCACATCACACCAAATTTTCTGTAAATCACGCATTTACTTGATCGTGACTTCTAATATAAAGAGAATTCCTTGCACTGCCATTTTAGTATCCTCTCCTGTCATCACATAAGTAGCAAATAGAAATTAGCaactattttggaaaaaaataacaGTTGCCCATCCTGAAATATTTTGATTCTTAGATGACACAACGGAAACAAATAACACAGTTTGAGTAAAGAAAGGAGTATCAGTAATTTGGGTAGGGGAAGACATTGGTTTAGAATTATGTTGTGAGTCAGCTACAGTTTGGGTCTGTAGTGGCCTCACATGAGTTCCATTGCTAAGccaaaattaaacctaattcaTAATGAAATGAGGATTAGGCTTAAAAGAACCAAAGGTTACCATATTTctatgcaaccaaatgaaataacatgtaataatgaaaaatattgaaaaagtgGTCCAACTCATCCAACCTCATATTataaaagtgggaaaaaaatacattattaagttaggaaaaaatgagaaatgCAAAATTCAGTACGCAAGCCCAATGGTCCTGTTGCCCAAATTCTCTTGAGAATTCACAATTGAGAAAAACATGTTAAATGTTCCAGTTTCCaaaaaaacaacttaaatttggggtggattttttgtttccaaataaACCACCACCAATGAGAGCAAGGGGATAATCATGTACACATAGTAGCTTATTCTGAAGAAAAGGAGCTGCAATCTTAATTAGGGGATCTTTGTCACTTAGGAGTCTCCATCCAAGCTTTATCAATAAAGATTTGTTTTGGATTTCAGCTAGGAGAGCATGGGTTTttacacaccacagctcaccaactg from Macadamia integrifolia cultivar HAES 741 chromosome 14, SCU_Mint_v3, whole genome shotgun sequence encodes the following:
- the LOC122061811 gene encoding dolichol kinase EVAN isoform X1, producing the protein MAVTAASLINGERAVVLLFMSCLLIYTPPSLFFQGFALSLLAFAGLFVEISAENSTSLNRFRTRPGASSGILLGAVTLPAVMLSRLIQLSRALSTHNIGIEEVGDLNVQYWTVSSSCLGVLVFLCSIIWHSTTNSSFPWCSVREAKFNFIFILFYSALCSLSLASNSSIGFNVAVKLLWVLCHGFAAVRLIQHILHTFPSCASIGEALLVTSGLVFYFGDMFACTLVKMDAYLTSSSLASARYGSRRSEISTIIQGMLAGLVVFPMFFKSVLRIWARLTDMVNSEACATEERTSLGIERSFIFYASLAVTLIVIAPAWIQFVQNFLVHPLLWVFNFVFTDPLKILPLCFYWIGVIVVSVFRFYHISKNSKIERILLRKYYHLVAVLMFVPAFIFQPIFIDLAFGVALAVFLALEIIRVWKIWPLWRLVHQFMNAFTDHRDSDILIVSHFSLLLGCALPKWMSSGFNDRPLAPFAGILSLGIGDTMASMVGHKYGVLRWSKTGKKTVEGTAAGITSVLAACSVLLPLLASTGYILSEHWFSLLLAVTVSGLLEAYTAQLDNAFIPLVFYSLLCL
- the LOC122061811 gene encoding dolichol kinase EVAN isoform X2, producing MAVTAASLINGERAVVLLFMSCLLIYTPPSLFFQGFALSLLAFAGLFVEISAENSTSLNRFRTRPGASSGILLGAVTLPAVMLSRLIQLSRALSTHNIGIEGFNVAVKLLWVLCHGFAAVRLIQHILHTFPSCASIGEALLVTSGLVFYFGDMFACTLVKMDAYLTSSSLASARYGSRRSEISTIIQGMLAGLVVFPMFFKSVLRIWARLTDMVNSEACATEERTSLGIERSFIFYASLAVTLIVIAPAWIQFVQNFLVHPLLWVFNFVFTDPLKILPLCFYWIGVIVVSVFRFYHISKNSKIERILLRKYYHLVAVLMFVPAFIFQPIFIDLAFGVALAVFLALEIIRVWKIWPLWRLVHQFMNAFTDHRDSDILIVSHFSLLLGCALPKWMSSGFNDRPLAPFAGILSLGIGDTMASMVGHKYGVLRWSKTGKKTVEGTAAGITSVLAACSVLLPLLASTGYILSEHWFSLLLAVTVSGLLEAYTAQLDNAFIPLVFYSLLCL
- the LOC122061812 gene encoding uncharacterized protein LOC122061812, which encodes MKYLKYPSLPVLGRRQEEVSAKLTFFHGLVILLTVGNCWTLSIHPFSLWTEFKGGFLCIKVALPCLQRSPAHRPSMKEVVAMLSGESEPPHLPIEFSPSPPFNFPYKSQKKAQVINWCTTIATNFTSGGHGVLAADMRLGGYTTTPSPLFLLLITIPLSLAMYGFDPQSIRLRCSKLIPKVNQFVNRIIAEHRAQSRTTDTERAATDFVDVLLSLQGPDKLSEPDMIAVLWVSSSSLLFRLLICLIPFKYF